A window of the Cicer arietinum cultivar CDC Frontier isolate Library 1 chromosome 6, Cicar.CDCFrontier_v2.0, whole genome shotgun sequence genome harbors these coding sequences:
- the LOC101509207 gene encoding uncharacterized protein, with protein MSSRTSRVPAVRSYRRRKAVLDLDLNRVPAGDNPAGENREQEGPSTQLGPQEVEVQANQQPLIVQLPPPMIDVEAIDDDVIESSPRAFAEAKNNSRRNRGRTIVDVDLEEQSRVINNNRNKRRREPPNQSIINCDLYINLEGGSSSTLESVKKPPEPPKEPVFSCPICMGPLVEEMSTRCGHIFCKTCIKAAISAQAKCPTCRKKITVKELIRVFLPTTG; from the exons ATGAGCTCTCGGACAAGCAGGGTGCCTGCTGTTAGAAGTTACCGGCGGAGGAAGGCAGTTTTGGACCTTGACCTTAACCGAGTACCGGCTGGTGACAATCCGGCTGGTGAAAATCGCGAGCAGGAGGGACCTTCCACTCAGTTGGGGCCTCAAGAAGTAGAAGTTCAAGCTAACCAGCAACCGCTAATTGTACAACTACCACCTCCCATGATTGATGTGGAGGCCATTGATGATGATGTTATTGAATCATCCCCAAGGGCTTTTGCTGAG GCTAAAAACAATTCAAGAAGAAATCGTGGGAGGACTATAGTTGATGTGGATTTAG AGGAGCAGAGTAGGGTAATCAACAATAATCGCAACAAACGAAGGAGAGAACCTCCAAATCAATCAATTATTAATTGTGATCTTTATATAAATTTGGAAGGCGGTAGCAGCTCTACG TTGGAAAGTGTCAAAAAGCCACCTGAGCCTCCAAAGGAACCTGTCTTCAGTTGTCCAATATGTATGGGCCCTTTGGTGGAAGAAATGTCGACAAGGTGTGGTCATATATTTTGCAAGACTTGTATCAAGGCTGCTATAAGTGCTCAGGCTAAATGTCCTACCTGTAGAAAAAAGATTACTGTGAAAGAGCTCATAAGGGTGTTTCTCCCAACAACTGGTTGA